In the Treponema primitia ZAS-1 genome, GTCCTATTTTAAGTTTTCGCAGAGATTCGATGATCCGGGGACCAAAAATAAAGCACAATAACAATGTGGTCAGAGCGGCATAGGCGCTCCGAAAAGTGAGATATTGAAAAACATTGAAGGGGGTGAAGTATTTTACCAGGGGATATAAAAACTCTAAAAACATTTAAGCAGCCCCCCACAGTATACGCTCAAGGATTTCGGCCCCGCTGCCGATAATTCCGATAGGGGTAGCGCTGATACTGCCCCCGGGGACATGCTGCAAGGTTAAAATGTTCATGGGGCTCCTAGCCATCGATCCTCCCCCGGCCATTTTCAATCCTGATCTGTAAAATTTCTTCCGGTTGCTTTTTTGTAAGCCCCAGCTGTTCTACCGCAATATGTTCTATCCGCTCTGCGGAGGAAAACAGGGTAATCCCCGCGATAAGCCGTTTATTACTTTCGATCCACTCTTCCTGGACCACCTCAAGGCGCCGCACATCCCGCTGCAGGGACGCATAGTTTCTGGACTGCCAAACGGAGATCACCAAAAACACGGGAAGTGTCAGGGTAAAAAAATAAAGTAATATAAACCGTCTCATGACCGTCCACCCTCATCAAATACTTTTTCCACCACCCGCAGCTTAGCGCTCCGGGAGGGCGGATTATTCCGAATCTCATCGAAACCGGGGGCAACTGCTTTCCGGGTTATAAGATTGACAACCCGGCGGCCCTCACATCTACATATCGGCGTTTCCGGCGGGCAGGTACAGTCCTTGTTTTTGTCCCGGAAAAAATTTTTTACCCGCCTATCCTCCAGGGAATGAAAACTGATAACCCCCATACGCCCGCCGGCTTTTAACGCAGAAAGGGCCGATTCCAGCAGATCCAGCAGCCGCAGCAGTTCCCCGTTTACGGCTATCCGCAGGGCTTGGAAGGTCTTCGTTGCCGGATGCACCCTGGAACGGCGGTACTCCGCAGGAACCGCCCGGCTTACAATTTCCGCCAGGGCCACCGTACTGGTGATGGTCGCCCGGGACCGGTTTTCTACAATGGCATGGGCTATACGCCGGGAATATCGTTCCTCGGCATTGTTGTAGATCAGATCCGCCAGTTCTTTTTCCGGAAGCCGGGCGATCAGGTCCGCCGCGGTATCCCCCGCACTGGTATCGATCCGCATGTCCAGGGCTTCATCCTTACGGAAGCTGAAACCCCTGCCGGACTCTTCGTAATGGTACATACTCACCCCAAGATCGATGAGGATGGTATCGGGTCGTTCATTTCCGGCGGGAAGCGCCTGCGATACAAGGGAAGCAAAAAAATCATGGGACCAGCCGTTGTAAAAGCGTATCCGATTCCCGAATTCCCCCAGCCGCTCCCGGGCCTTTTCCTGGATATCCCTGTCCGCATCAATACCCACAATCCTGAGGCTGGGAAAGCGGGAGAGGAAAGCGTAACTATGCCCGCCTTCCCCTAGGGTGGCGTCCACCATCAACTCACCATCCGTACGGGGTGCGAGGTATTGGACAGTTTCCTCCAGCAAAACCGGGGTATGGGTAATGGTCATTACTCGCCGTCCTTTTCCCGCAGCAGAGCAGCGCCTAGTTTTTCATAGGCAATTTCATATTCTTCTTTACTTTCAGTCTCATAACTTCTATACCGGTCGGCATTCCAAATTTCAACAAAATCGTCCTGACCCAGGACAATGCAATCCCGGTTCAGATCCGCATATTCCCGCAGGGTTTGGGGAATGGCGATGCGCCCCGCCTTATCAATCTCAACATCCTGGGCAGGCCCTATGAGGTGACGCCGCAGCGCCCGGAAGTCGGAATTAAAGGCGGAGCTGGACGTCCGCACCTTTTGCATCAGCTTATTCCATTCTTCCATGGGATAAAGCCAAATGCAGCCATCGGGTCCCTTGGTGAGCATATGATTGTTGTCCTCCAGGGCTGCCCGAATTTTCGTGGGCAGGCTCAAGCGGCCTTTATCATCGAGGGTTATTTTGTATTCACCATTCAAGGATTTCATCCCTTCTTTTTCCCCTTAGATCCATTTTTTCCCACTTGAACCCACATAATCCCATTATTTTCGCTTTGAATGAAAAGGTCAATAACTTTTTTTGAGAAAAACGTTATATATAGTAAAAATATTCTTTCTTTTACTATACGGATATAAAGCATAAGGGAATCAACGGACTTCCGTGGACTCTTATTGAGCGGAAGAGTAT is a window encoding:
- the rsmH gene encoding 16S rRNA (cytosine(1402)-N(4))-methyltransferase RsmH, whose amino-acid sequence is MTITHTPVLLEETVQYLAPRTDGELMVDATLGEGGHSYAFLSRFPSLRIVGIDADRDIQEKARERLGEFGNRIRFYNGWSHDFFASLVSQALPAGNERPDTILIDLGVSMYHYEESGRGFSFRKDEALDMRIDTSAGDTAADLIARLPEKELADLIYNNAEERYSRRIAHAIVENRSRATITSTVALAEIVSRAVPAEYRRSRVHPATKTFQALRIAVNGELLRLLDLLESALSALKAGGRMGVISFHSLEDRRVKNFFRDKNKDCTCPPETPICRCEGRRVVNLITRKAVAPGFDEIRNNPPSRSAKLRVVEKVFDEGGRS
- the mraZ gene encoding division/cell wall cluster transcriptional repressor MraZ produces the protein MKSLNGEYKITLDDKGRLSLPTKIRAALEDNNHMLTKGPDGCIWLYPMEEWNKLMQKVRTSSSAFNSDFRALRRHLIGPAQDVEIDKAGRIAIPQTLREYADLNRDCIVLGQDDFVEIWNADRYRSYETESKEEYEIAYEKLGAALLREKDGE
- a CDS encoding cell division protein FtsL is translated as MRRFILLYFFTLTLPVFLVISVWQSRNYASLQRDVRRLEVVQEEWIESNKRLIAGITLFSSAERIEHIAVEQLGLTKKQPEEILQIRIENGRGRIDG